One window of the Actinomyces wuliandei genome contains the following:
- a CDS encoding YciI family protein: MSRIFAVEYHYVTDQDEAMDKLRPSHRAFNAELASQDRLLAAGPFVGTHDALIVVRAQDEEAALALLEDDPFYQAGFIAERVARQWNPVIGVLSPTA, encoded by the coding sequence ATGAGCAGGATCTTCGCCGTCGAGTACCACTACGTCACCGACCAGGACGAGGCCATGGACAAGCTGCGCCCGTCCCACCGCGCCTTCAACGCCGAGCTGGCGAGCCAGGACCGGCTCCTGGCGGCAGGTCCCTTCGTGGGCACCCACGACGCCCTCATTGTCGTGCGTGCCCAGGACGAGGAGGCCGCTCTCGCGCTCCTGGAGGACGACCCCTTCTACCAGGCGGGCTTCATCGCCGAGCGCGTCGCGCGCCAGTGGAACCCGGTCATCGGGGTGCTCTCCCCCACCGCCTAG
- the uvrA gene encoding excinuclease ABC subunit UvrA — translation MNDSLIVRGARAHNLRGVDLDLPRDQMIVFTGLSGSGKSSLAFDTIFAEGQRRYVESLSSYARQFLGQMDKPDVELIEGLSPAVSIDQKSTSRNPRSTVGTVTEVYDYLRLLYARAGTQHCPVCDAVISSQTPQQIVDQVRSLPEGTRFQVLAPVVRGRKGEYTELFEELRGRGFNRVRVDGATQRLDSPPTLNKRLKHDIEVIVDRLVVREGIRQRLTDSVETALALAEGLVIIERVDADVDDPTREHRYSEKRACPNEHPLQLDEMEPRTFSFNAPYGACPECTGIGTHLEVDPELVVPDEELTLAQGAVAPWSSHQKYFTRQLAALGEDLGFDVDTPWRALPQRAREAILRGKDYEVKVRYRNRWGRERVYATGFEGVMDYVMRKHQETESDWSRERYQGYMREVPCPACHGTRLKAEVLAVRVGGLSIAELCDLPISETRDFLAHLDLSGQARQIAGSVLSEIAARLGFLVDVGLEYLSLSRGAATLSGGEAQRIRLATQIGSGLVGVLYVLDEPSIGLHQRDNARLITTLQKLRDLGNTLIVVEHDEDTIRAADWIVDIGPGAGENGGQVVHSGPLSALVEAEGSVTGDYLARRRRIEVPRSRRPRRKGREVTVVGARENNLKDVTVTFPLGLLTAVTGVSGSGKSSLVNSILYQVLANRLNRSRGVPGRHRTVRGVDNLDKVVHVDQSPIGRTPRSNPATYTGVWDHIRKIFASVPESKVRGYGPGRFSFNVKGGRCESCKGDGTLKIEMNFLPDVYVPCEVCHGARYNRETLEIRYKDKTVADVLDMTIHQAADFFSASGVISRHLDTLVEVGLGYVRLGQAATTLSGGEAQRVKLATELQRRSTGRTVYVLDEPTTGLHLEDIRKLLGVLQGLVDKGNTVVVIEHNLDVIAHADWIIDMGPEGGKGGGTVVATGTPEQVAGNASSHTGRFLNEVLHGQRV, via the coding sequence GTGAACGACTCTCTCATCGTCCGTGGAGCCCGGGCGCACAACCTCAGGGGCGTGGACCTCGACCTGCCCCGGGACCAGATGATCGTCTTCACCGGGCTGTCCGGGTCGGGCAAGTCCTCCCTGGCCTTCGACACGATCTTCGCTGAGGGGCAGCGCCGCTACGTGGAGTCCCTGTCCTCCTACGCCCGCCAGTTCCTGGGCCAGATGGACAAGCCTGACGTCGAGCTCATCGAGGGTCTGAGCCCGGCGGTGTCCATCGACCAGAAGTCCACCTCCCGCAACCCGCGCTCCACAGTGGGTACGGTCACCGAGGTCTACGACTACCTGCGTCTGCTCTACGCCCGGGCAGGCACCCAGCACTGCCCCGTCTGCGACGCCGTCATCTCCTCCCAGACCCCACAGCAGATCGTTGACCAGGTCCGCTCCCTGCCCGAGGGCACCCGCTTCCAGGTGCTGGCCCCCGTGGTGCGTGGGCGCAAGGGGGAGTACACCGAGCTGTTCGAGGAGCTGCGCGGGCGCGGATTCAACCGGGTCCGGGTGGACGGGGCCACGCAGCGGCTGGACTCCCCGCCGACTCTCAACAAGCGCCTCAAGCATGACATTGAGGTCATCGTGGACCGCCTGGTGGTGCGCGAGGGCATCCGCCAGCGCCTGACCGACTCGGTGGAGACCGCCCTGGCCCTGGCCGAGGGCCTGGTGATCATTGAGCGGGTAGACGCCGACGTGGACGACCCTACCCGGGAGCACCGCTACTCCGAGAAACGAGCCTGCCCCAACGAGCACCCTCTCCAGCTTGACGAGATGGAGCCGCGGACCTTCTCCTTCAACGCCCCCTACGGCGCCTGCCCGGAGTGCACGGGTATCGGCACTCACCTGGAGGTGGACCCCGAGCTCGTCGTGCCCGACGAGGAGCTGACCCTGGCGCAGGGGGCCGTCGCCCCCTGGTCCAGCCACCAGAAGTACTTCACCCGCCAGCTGGCCGCCCTGGGGGAGGACCTGGGCTTCGACGTTGACACCCCGTGGCGAGCGCTGCCGCAACGGGCCAGGGAGGCGATCCTGCGGGGCAAGGACTACGAGGTCAAGGTGCGCTACCGCAACCGCTGGGGCCGGGAGCGGGTCTACGCCACCGGCTTTGAGGGCGTTATGGACTATGTCATGCGCAAGCACCAGGAAACCGAGTCGGACTGGTCCCGGGAGCGCTACCAGGGTTACATGCGGGAGGTCCCCTGCCCGGCCTGCCACGGCACCCGGCTCAAGGCGGAGGTGCTGGCGGTACGTGTAGGCGGGCTGTCCATCGCCGAGTTGTGCGACCTGCCTATCAGCGAGACCCGGGACTTCCTGGCCCACCTGGACCTGTCCGGCCAGGCCCGCCAGATCGCGGGCAGTGTGCTGAGCGAGATCGCCGCCCGCCTGGGGTTCCTGGTTGATGTCGGCCTGGAGTACCTTAGCCTGTCCCGAGGTGCAGCCACCCTGTCCGGGGGCGAGGCGCAGAGGATCCGCCTGGCCACCCAGATCGGCTCGGGCCTGGTGGGTGTCCTCTACGTGCTGGACGAGCCCAGCATCGGGCTGCACCAGAGGGACAACGCCCGGCTCATCACCACCCTCCAGAAGCTGCGGGACCTGGGTAACACGCTCATTGTCGTGGAGCATGACGAGGACACCATCCGTGCCGCGGACTGGATCGTGGACATCGGACCCGGGGCGGGGGAGAACGGTGGGCAGGTCGTCCACTCCGGGCCGCTGAGCGCCCTGGTGGAGGCGGAGGGGTCGGTGACTGGTGACTACCTGGCGCGCCGCCGCCGCATTGAGGTCCCCCGGTCACGCCGCCCCCGCCGCAAGGGCCGGGAGGTCACTGTGGTAGGTGCCCGGGAGAACAACCTCAAGGACGTCACCGTCACCTTCCCCCTGGGGCTGCTTACCGCCGTGACCGGGGTGTCCGGGTCGGGCAAGTCCTCCCTGGTCAACTCTATTCTCTACCAGGTTCTGGCCAACCGTCTTAACCGGTCCCGGGGCGTGCCCGGACGGCACCGGACCGTGCGGGGGGTGGACAACCTGGACAAGGTGGTCCACGTCGACCAGTCGCCCATCGGGCGCACGCCGCGGTCCAACCCCGCGACCTACACCGGTGTGTGGGACCACATCCGCAAGATCTTCGCCTCGGTGCCGGAGTCCAAGGTGCGCGGTTACGGCCCGGGCCGCTTCTCCTTCAACGTCAAGGGCGGGCGCTGCGAGTCCTGCAAGGGTGACGGCACCCTGAAGATCGAGATGAATTTCCTGCCGGACGTCTACGTGCCCTGCGAGGTCTGCCACGGTGCCCGCTACAACCGCGAGACCCTGGAGATCCGGTACAAGGACAAGACGGTGGCTGACGTGCTGGACATGACCATCCACCAGGCGGCGGACTTCTTCTCGGCTTCCGGCGTCATCTCCCGCCACCTGGACACCCTGGTGGAGGTGGGCCTGGGCTACGTGCGTCTGGGCCAGGCGGCCACGACCCTCTCCGGTGGCGAGGCGCAGCGCGTCAAGCTGGCCACCGAGCTCCAGCGTCGCTCCACCGGGCGGACCGTCTACGTCCTGGACGAGCCCACCACCGGCCTGCACCTGGAGGACATCCGCAAGCTCCTGGGCGTGCTCCAGGGCCTGGTGGACAAGGGCAACACTGTGGTCGTCATTGAGCACAACCTGGACGTCATCGCTCACGCCGACTGGATTATTGACATGGGACCTGAGGGCGGCAAGGGTGGCGGCACGGTGGTGGCCACTGGAACCCCGGAGCAGGTGGCTGGCAACGCCTCCTCCCACACCGGGCGGTTCCTCAACGAGGTCCTCCACGGGCAGCGTGTCTAG
- a CDS encoding UTP--glucose-1-phosphate uridylyltransferase has protein sequence MSENGLTLAQAKMRDAGVAQQAIDVFSHYYRTLEEGATGLVPEETIEPLTDISSISDVEVSPEQGREALSRTVMIKLNGGLGTSMGLDRAKSLLPVRGGKTFLELIVDQVLAARRRYGVTLPLVFMNSFRTREDTFEALESCPPVAVEGIPLDFLQNREPKLRADDLSPVTWEADPELEWCPPGHGDIYTALTASGVLDALLERGYRYAMTSNSDNLGAAPSARIAGWFAASGAAYAPEMCRRTPADVKGGHLAVRRSDGRIILRDTAQTPADQMHYFTDQFRHPFFHTNNLWFDLEVLRDTLRQRQGILGLPLIRNTKTVDPSDPASTPVIQMETAMGAAVEAFEKATAVEVPRSRFLPVKTTNDLFLLRSDVYEVDEDGLLVQVPQEACTVVLDPRYYKTIRDFEARFPEGVPSVRGASSLTVEGDWTFGAGVVATGDAVVREEGSPGTVPAGTRI, from the coding sequence ATGAGCGAGAACGGACTCACCCTGGCCCAGGCCAAGATGCGCGACGCCGGCGTCGCGCAGCAGGCCATCGACGTCTTCAGCCACTACTACAGGACTCTTGAGGAGGGTGCCACCGGCCTGGTCCCGGAGGAGACCATTGAGCCCCTGACGGACATCAGCTCGATCAGCGACGTGGAGGTCAGCCCGGAGCAGGGCAGAGAGGCCCTGAGCCGTACCGTCATGATCAAGCTCAACGGAGGCCTGGGGACCTCCATGGGGCTGGACCGGGCGAAGTCCCTGCTCCCCGTCCGGGGCGGAAAGACCTTCCTGGAGCTCATCGTGGACCAGGTCCTGGCCGCCCGCAGACGCTATGGCGTGACCTTGCCGCTGGTCTTCATGAACTCCTTCCGCACCCGTGAGGACACTTTCGAGGCCCTGGAGTCCTGCCCTCCGGTCGCGGTGGAGGGGATCCCCCTGGACTTCCTGCAGAACCGTGAGCCCAAGCTGCGCGCCGACGACCTGAGCCCGGTGACCTGGGAGGCCGACCCGGAGCTGGAGTGGTGCCCACCCGGGCACGGGGACATCTACACCGCCCTGACCGCATCCGGGGTCCTGGACGCCCTGCTGGAGCGGGGCTACCGCTACGCCATGACCTCGAACTCGGACAACCTGGGGGCCGCCCCCTCAGCCCGCATCGCCGGGTGGTTCGCCGCCTCGGGAGCCGCCTACGCCCCGGAGATGTGCCGTCGCACGCCCGCCGACGTCAAGGGCGGGCACCTGGCGGTACGCAGGAGCGACGGGCGGATCATCCTGCGCGACACCGCCCAGACGCCTGCCGACCAGATGCACTACTTCACCGACCAGTTCCGCCACCCCTTCTTCCACACCAACAACCTCTGGTTCGACCTGGAGGTGCTGCGCGACACCCTGCGCCAGCGCCAGGGGATCCTCGGGCTGCCGCTGATCAGGAACACCAAGACGGTTGACCCCTCCGACCCCGCCTCCACCCCGGTCATCCAGATGGAGACAGCCATGGGTGCGGCTGTGGAGGCCTTCGAGAAGGCGACGGCTGTGGAGGTGCCTCGCAGCAGGTTCCTCCCGGTCAAGACCACTAACGACCTGTTCCTACTGCGCTCCGACGTCTACGAGGTTGACGAGGACGGCCTGCTGGTGCAGGTGCCGCAGGAGGCCTGCACGGTGGTGCTGGACCCCCGCTACTACAAGACCATCCGGGACTTTGAGGCCCGCTTCCCTGAGGGCGTCCCCTCCGTGCGCGGGGCGAGCTCGTTGACCGTGGAGGGCGACTGGACCTTTGGCGCTGGTGTGGTGGCGACCGGGGACGCCGTAGTGAGGGAGGAGGGTTCGCCGGGAACCGTTCCCGCTGGGACCCGGATCTGA
- the cas2e gene encoding type I-E CRISPR-associated endoribonuclease Cas2e, whose amino-acid sequence MMTLVLSACPAGLRGDLTKWLLEISPGVFVGQVSARVRDLLWERTVALCKDGRALLIFSAATEQGFAYRTHNHEWEPVDCDGVLLLRRPVQQKRQVRRTGWSTARAQQRSRRPRWAAPRPDTAKSYQNELDPG is encoded by the coding sequence ATGATGACCTTAGTCCTTAGTGCCTGCCCGGCAGGACTTCGAGGCGACCTGACCAAGTGGCTGCTGGAGATCAGCCCCGGCGTGTTCGTTGGGCAGGTGAGTGCTCGCGTGCGTGACTTGCTGTGGGAAAGGACTGTGGCGCTGTGCAAGGACGGTCGGGCTCTGCTGATCTTCAGCGCGGCCACGGAACAGGGCTTCGCCTACCGGACCCACAACCACGAGTGGGAACCGGTGGACTGCGACGGAGTGCTGCTGCTCCGCAGGCCAGTCCAGCAGAAGAGGCAGGTGAGACGCACAGGCTGGAGCACCGCCCGAGCCCAGCAGCGCTCTCGGCGCCCACGGTGGGCAGCACCACGCCCCGACACAGCCAAGTCGTACCAGAACGAGCTGGATCCAGGCTAA
- the cas1e gene encoding type I-E CRISPR-associated endonuclease Cas1e, giving the protein MAAPKGAPPPERKELVRVEDRLSFLYAEHCTVHRDDNALTLTDQQGVVHAPAATLGALLLGPGTRVTHGAMRLLGDAGVTTVWTGEMGVRYYAHGRPLAKSSHIAMAQARLVTNQRSRLEVARAMYRMRFEGEDVSRLTMSQLRGREGARMKRVYRDLSRRTGVEWDRRNYQVEDFEASNPINKALTSANACLYGVTHAVVVSLGCVPSLGFVHQGTDRAFVYDVADLYKAEVAIPAAFESVAAGGDDPEAAARRRVRDAVVSERLLPRMVRDVCDLLQVDDLEAPDMGDLVLWSELGTVSSGVNYAEAEQE; this is encoded by the coding sequence GTGGCTGCACCCAAAGGCGCTCCACCCCCGGAGCGCAAGGAACTGGTCAGGGTGGAGGACCGGTTGTCCTTCCTGTACGCGGAGCACTGCACGGTGCACCGCGACGACAACGCGCTGACTCTCACGGATCAGCAGGGCGTGGTGCACGCCCCAGCGGCGACGCTCGGTGCGCTGCTGCTGGGCCCGGGTACCCGGGTCACCCACGGGGCAATGCGCCTGCTCGGCGACGCCGGTGTGACAACTGTGTGGACCGGGGAGATGGGCGTGCGCTACTACGCCCACGGCAGACCCTTAGCGAAGTCTTCCCATATTGCGATGGCTCAGGCACGACTGGTCACCAACCAGCGCTCCCGCCTAGAGGTGGCGCGCGCCATGTACCGCATGAGGTTCGAGGGCGAGGACGTCAGCAGGCTGACCATGTCCCAGCTGCGAGGTCGGGAAGGGGCAAGGATGAAAAGAGTGTACCGGGACCTGTCCCGGCGCACCGGCGTGGAGTGGGACCGCCGTAACTACCAGGTAGAGGACTTCGAGGCCAGTAACCCGATCAACAAGGCGTTGACATCCGCTAACGCCTGCCTGTACGGGGTGACACATGCCGTCGTGGTGTCCCTGGGCTGCGTCCCCTCCCTTGGTTTCGTCCACCAGGGTACGGATAGAGCCTTCGTCTACGATGTCGCCGACCTCTACAAGGCCGAGGTCGCGATTCCTGCCGCCTTCGAATCCGTTGCAGCCGGTGGAGACGACCCGGAAGCGGCTGCCCGTCGTCGGGTCCGTGACGCGGTGGTGAGCGAGCGGCTCCTGCCACGGATGGTGAGAGACGTCTGCGACCTGCTGCAGGTGGATGACCTGGAGGCACCGGACATGGGCGACCTGGTGCTGTGGTCTGAACTGGGCACGGTAAGCAGTGGCGTTAACTACGCGGAGGCCGAGCAGGAATGA
- the cas6e gene encoding type I-E CRISPR-associated protein Cas6/Cse3/CasE codes for MTTFTRILLNPGKRRGRELLLDPQAMHAAVRALFPPDLHTDTGRVLWRLDSSTEHTHLLYIVSPEAPDATDLVERAGWVTRPAQSVDYQPMLDRLRAGQEWEFRLRANPVHSEPHTRGPRGKVLPHVTVAQQTQWLVGKSAQHGFEVLADTEFSSEEDDEVVVHQVAVTERRDLRFRRYDSKHGRHGRVTLRQAQFDGVLRVTDAGLLRAALVNGIGRGKAYGCGLLTLAHSRV; via the coding sequence ATGACAACCTTCACACGAATTCTGCTTAACCCCGGTAAGAGGCGGGGAAGGGAACTCCTGCTCGACCCTCAGGCAATGCATGCAGCGGTCAGAGCGCTCTTCCCGCCAGATCTCCACACTGACACGGGTCGGGTGCTGTGGCGGCTCGACTCTTCCACGGAGCATACGCACCTGCTGTACATCGTGTCACCAGAGGCACCAGATGCCACCGACCTGGTAGAGCGTGCGGGGTGGGTCACACGCCCAGCACAGTCGGTGGACTACCAGCCGATGCTGGACAGGCTGCGCGCGGGTCAGGAGTGGGAGTTCCGGCTGCGCGCCAACCCGGTACACAGCGAGCCTCATACTCGGGGCCCGCGAGGCAAGGTGCTGCCTCATGTCACTGTCGCCCAGCAGACACAGTGGCTGGTGGGCAAGAGTGCCCAGCATGGTTTCGAGGTGCTCGCTGACACCGAGTTCTCCTCCGAGGAGGATGATGAGGTAGTCGTGCACCAAGTAGCCGTTACGGAACGCAGGGACCTGCGCTTCCGTCGCTATGACTCGAAGCATGGCAGGCACGGGCGCGTCACTCTTCGCCAGGCACAGTTCGACGGCGTGCTGCGGGTGACGGACGCGGGACTACTGCGCGCGGCACTCGTCAACGGCATCGGGCGGGGTAAGGCCTACGGCTGTGGACTACTGACCCTGGCACATTCAAGGGTGTGA
- the cas5e gene encoding type I-E CRISPR-associated protein Cas5/CasD: MTHSLLLLLRGPLQSWGDDSRYTVRQTRPYPGKSGVLGLLAAAQGRRRTDPVEDLARLSFGVRVDQPGRVLKDFQTSTAWQKGKSTPLALVSRYYLTDAVFVAAVGGEPPLLEALEEALRSPRFPLFLGRRSCPAGPDLLIGVREGDVDTVLRTEPWHASQDYRRGVPQRMSLSLFRDRLPGEQEAAYARRRDVPLSFDPARRDYGWRDVIAADPVDVSNPEGSAVPDPFFSAVVSA; the protein is encoded by the coding sequence ATGACCCACTCGCTGCTGCTACTGCTACGGGGCCCACTACAGTCCTGGGGAGATGACAGTCGCTACACGGTACGGCAGACGCGCCCCTATCCGGGCAAGTCGGGGGTGCTGGGTCTGCTGGCCGCCGCCCAGGGACGCCGACGTACCGACCCGGTGGAGGACCTGGCCCGCCTGTCCTTCGGGGTGCGCGTGGACCAGCCAGGACGCGTCCTCAAGGACTTTCAGACCTCGACAGCCTGGCAGAAGGGCAAGTCCACCCCGCTGGCGCTGGTGAGTCGCTACTACCTCACCGATGCGGTTTTTGTGGCCGCCGTGGGCGGGGAACCGCCTCTTCTTGAGGCACTGGAGGAAGCCCTGCGATCCCCTCGCTTCCCCTTGTTCCTGGGGCGGCGCTCCTGCCCGGCGGGTCCGGATCTGCTCATTGGTGTACGTGAGGGCGACGTCGACACCGTTTTGCGTACCGAGCCCTGGCACGCCTCGCAGGACTACCGTCGCGGCGTGCCTCAGCGGATGAGCCTGTCACTCTTCCGGGACAGGCTGCCCGGTGAGCAGGAGGCGGCCTACGCGCGCCGTCGCGACGTCCCCCTGAGCTTCGACCCGGCACGCAGGGACTACGGATGGCGCGACGTCATCGCCGCAGATCCCGTTGACGTCAGTAATCCCGAAGGATCGGCAGTACCAGACCCGTTCTTCTCTGCGGTGGTGTCCGCATGA
- the cas7e gene encoding type I-E CRISPR-associated protein Cas7/Cse4/CasC has protein sequence MALTIDIHALQSLPPSNINRDDTGAPKSAVFGGAVRQRVSSQAWKRAIRKDFDSYLSKADLGTRSKRVVDLVAKRVCQLDEGHSRETALKAAEAVFKAAGIKTVDPKVREDEEPRAPETGYLLFLSDRQVEQAARFILDNGGKAPSKKQAKEILNQYHSIDVAMFGRMVADAPDYNVDAAVQVAHAIGVHESEPEFDYFTAVDDEVQRGGEETGAGMIGTVQMMSSTLYRFATIDVPSLRENLGGDSEATLTAASSFLRSFIRSLPTGKITTFANNTLPELVYVTVRDDRPVSLVNAFENPVRGDEGTSRRRAAARALAKEARSVSEVYEMAPLASFVLSLGDLGEEMEGLGERVRLSELVDRVTSAVGHRLSEEQQA, from the coding sequence ATGGCCCTGACCATTGATATCCACGCCCTGCAGTCCCTGCCGCCCAGCAACATCAACCGTGATGACACCGGAGCCCCGAAGTCTGCGGTCTTTGGAGGAGCGGTACGGCAGCGCGTGTCCTCCCAGGCCTGGAAGCGGGCCATCCGCAAGGACTTCGACTCCTACCTCAGCAAGGCGGACCTGGGCACCCGCTCCAAGCGTGTGGTGGACCTGGTGGCCAAGCGCGTGTGCCAGCTGGATGAGGGCCACAGCCGCGAGACGGCCTTGAAGGCCGCTGAGGCCGTCTTCAAGGCCGCTGGGATCAAGACGGTGGACCCCAAGGTGCGTGAGGACGAGGAGCCTCGCGCACCAGAGACCGGTTATCTTCTGTTCCTGTCCGACAGGCAGGTGGAGCAGGCCGCCCGCTTCATCCTGGACAACGGGGGCAAGGCCCCCTCCAAGAAGCAGGCCAAGGAGATCCTCAACCAGTACCACAGCATCGACGTGGCCATGTTCGGCCGGATGGTGGCCGACGCACCGGACTACAACGTGGACGCCGCCGTCCAGGTCGCTCACGCCATCGGCGTGCACGAGTCTGAGCCCGAGTTCGACTACTTCACCGCGGTGGACGATGAGGTGCAGCGGGGCGGTGAGGAGACCGGCGCGGGGATGATCGGGACGGTCCAGATGATGTCCTCTACGCTCTACCGCTTCGCCACCATTGACGTGCCGTCCCTGCGGGAGAACCTCGGGGGTGACTCGGAGGCGACACTGACGGCCGCGAGCAGCTTCCTACGCAGCTTCATCCGCTCCCTGCCCACAGGCAAAATCACTACCTTCGCCAATAACACCCTTCCCGAGCTGGTGTACGTCACCGTGCGTGACGACCGTCCCGTGTCCCTGGTCAACGCCTTCGAGAACCCGGTACGCGGGGACGAGGGCACGAGCCGACGGCGCGCAGCAGCCCGGGCACTGGCCAAGGAGGCTCGCTCCGTCAGCGAGGTCTATGAGATGGCACCTCTGGCCTCGTTCGTCCTGTCCCTGGGTGACCTGGGAGAGGAGATGGAAGGGCTGGGTGAGAGGGTAAGGCTCTCAGAGCTCGTGGACCGGGTGACATCAGCCGTTGGTCACAGGCTCAGCGAGGAGCAGCAGGCATGA
- the casB gene encoding type I-E CRISPR-associated protein Cse2/CasB has product MTEAPALADSTTSPADSPRRPRGKGERLEAAVAAAASNLQDAYLGRRTQQKQAEARRTLATLRRRAGLAADSDPLVWQAALEELLPNLDEDLLGGDEASPHESAAFAALCLFALHMQSQTAPMHVPGQSLARAAGQLDTRRDSSSIKPRFDAVLLCRNPVTRLHHLRSLVTLLRTEHIGADYGSLAVDLRLLELPDHNRVLLRWGRDFASGHYTTSSQTSTANTTTTEN; this is encoded by the coding sequence ATGACTGAGGCACCCGCCCTCGCAGACAGCACCACCTCACCAGCCGATTCTCCGCGACGCCCCAGGGGAAAGGGAGAACGGCTTGAGGCGGCCGTCGCGGCAGCCGCATCAAACCTGCAGGATGCCTACCTGGGCCGTCGCACCCAGCAGAAGCAGGCCGAGGCCCGGCGGACCCTGGCCACGCTGCGGCGCCGAGCGGGTCTGGCAGCCGACAGCGACCCCCTGGTGTGGCAGGCAGCGCTGGAGGAGCTCCTGCCCAACCTGGATGAGGACCTTCTCGGAGGCGATGAGGCCAGCCCCCATGAGAGTGCCGCTTTTGCGGCGCTGTGCCTGTTCGCCCTGCACATGCAGTCCCAGACCGCACCCATGCACGTACCCGGCCAGAGCCTGGCCCGGGCTGCCGGGCAGCTTGACACCCGTCGGGACTCGAGCTCCATCAAGCCCCGTTTCGACGCCGTCCTACTCTGCCGCAACCCGGTGACTCGCCTGCACCACCTGCGGAGCCTGGTCACCTTGCTGCGCACCGAGCACATCGGAGCCGACTACGGGAGCCTGGCCGTAGACCTGCGCCTGCTGGAACTTCCCGACCACAACCGGGTGCTGCTGCGCTGGGGCCGGGACTTCGCCTCAGGCCACTACACGACATCGTCGCAGACCAGCACTGCCAACACCACCACAACCGAGAACTGA